From one Luteipulveratus mongoliensis genomic stretch:
- a CDS encoding ferrochelatase, producing MTARVQPRATGPDEDIDLLLPYDALVLLSFGGPESAEEVMPFLRRVTAGRGIPDDRLEAVAHHYHLMGGRSPINDQNRALLDALHAELRRRGIAVPLLWGNRNSEPFLVDTLREAHEHGMRRVLVLTTSAYASYSSCRQYREDIAEAVATLADEGRTIVADKIRQYATHPSFARTNARLVTDAVRAAGQPDDALLRVAFVTHSIPVGMDDTSGPGDGEGNLYWHQHDELSHVILDEAGITLDRNLTGSLVFCSRSGPPSQPWLEPDVNDYLEGIAKDGVTDVVVAPIGFISDHMEVRYDLDVEAAETAERLGLRMTRVPTVGVDPEFVSGLVDLTEERAAEAREEPVDHPAWPGEAMPSTCRPGCCPNLRVAKSAACGTD from the coding sequence GTGACCGCCCGCGTCCAGCCGCGAGCCACCGGTCCCGACGAGGACATCGACCTGCTGCTGCCCTATGACGCGCTCGTGCTGCTGTCGTTCGGTGGGCCGGAGTCGGCCGAGGAGGTCATGCCGTTCCTGCGGCGCGTGACGGCGGGCCGTGGCATCCCGGACGACCGTCTCGAGGCCGTGGCGCACCACTACCACCTGATGGGCGGGCGGAGCCCCATCAACGACCAGAACCGCGCGCTGTTGGACGCCCTGCACGCCGAGCTGCGACGTCGCGGGATCGCCGTGCCGCTGCTCTGGGGCAACCGCAACTCCGAGCCGTTCCTCGTCGACACCCTGCGCGAGGCGCACGAGCACGGCATGCGCCGGGTCCTCGTCCTCACGACGAGTGCGTACGCCTCGTACAGCTCGTGCCGGCAGTACCGCGAGGACATCGCCGAGGCCGTTGCCACGCTCGCGGACGAGGGGCGCACGATCGTCGCCGACAAGATTCGTCAGTACGCGACGCACCCCAGCTTCGCGCGGACCAACGCGCGACTGGTGACAGACGCTGTACGCGCAGCCGGGCAGCCCGACGACGCCCTGCTCCGGGTGGCGTTCGTCACACACTCGATCCCGGTCGGCATGGACGACACGTCCGGTCCCGGTGACGGTGAGGGCAACCTCTACTGGCACCAGCACGACGAGCTGAGCCACGTGATCCTCGATGAGGCGGGAATCACACTGGATCGCAACCTGACCGGCTCGCTCGTCTTCTGCTCGCGCTCCGGCCCGCCCAGCCAGCCGTGGCTCGAGCCGGACGTCAACGACTACCTCGAGGGCATCGCCAAGGACGGCGTGACCGACGTCGTGGTCGCACCCATCGGCTTCATCTCCGACCACATGGAGGTCCGCTACGACCTCGATGTGGAGGCCGCCGAGACCGCCGAACGCCTCGGTCTGCGGATGACGCGCGTGCCCACCGTCGGCGTGGACCCGGAGTTCGTGAGCGGGCTGGTCGATCTCACCGAGGAGCGCGCCGCCGAGGCTCGTGAGGAGCCGGTCGACCACCCTGCCTGGCCGGGCGAGGCGATGCCATCGACCTGCCGTCCTGGCTGCTGCCCCAACCTGCGCGTCGCCAAGTCGGCCGCCTGCGGGACCGACTGA
- a CDS encoding trimeric intracellular cation channel family protein, translated as MLTANTDLKLVLDLVGVFVFALSGGLVGVRKRLDLVGVLVLAWVAGLGGGVMRDLLIGDVPPVGVSDWRLMLAACLAGLITFWLHPGVARISRFVRVLDAAGLAVFAVAGALKAVLFAVSPVTAVVVGVVTAVGGGVLRDVLVGQVPEVLRRELYAVPALLGALTVVLAARLEHLTSLVVWSAVVLVFIVRMTAVVLDLNAPQPLRTGDPP; from the coding sequence ATGCTCACCGCAAACACCGACCTCAAGCTGGTCCTCGACCTCGTCGGGGTGTTCGTCTTTGCCCTGTCCGGTGGCCTGGTCGGCGTACGCAAGCGCCTGGACCTGGTCGGTGTCCTCGTGCTCGCGTGGGTCGCAGGGCTCGGGGGCGGGGTGATGCGCGATCTGCTGATCGGTGACGTCCCACCGGTCGGGGTCAGCGACTGGCGGCTGATGCTCGCCGCGTGTCTCGCCGGGCTGATCACCTTCTGGTTGCACCCCGGCGTCGCACGCATCTCCCGGTTCGTCCGGGTGCTGGACGCGGCCGGCCTCGCGGTGTTCGCGGTCGCCGGCGCGCTCAAGGCGGTGCTGTTCGCCGTCAGCCCGGTGACGGCTGTCGTGGTCGGTGTCGTGACGGCGGTCGGAGGAGGTGTCCTGCGTGACGTTCTCGTGGGTCAGGTGCCCGAGGTGCTGCGACGGGAGCTGTACGCCGTCCCGGCCCTCCTGGGCGCCCTCACCGTTGTCCTTGCCGCCCGGCTGGAGCACCTGACCTCCCTCGTAGTCTGGTCCGCGGTCGTGCTGGTGTTCATCGTCCGAATGACTGCCGTCGTCCTCGACCTCAATGCGCCTCAACCCCTCCGGACAGGAGACCCGCCGTGA
- the sepH gene encoding septation protein SepH has product MQDLRLVGIHEDGEHVLLADADGNRFRVPLDDALRSAARRERQRSDRSGADDDAVEQMRPRDVQGLIRAGVSVGEVADRSGWSEEKVRKYEPPIRAERDYVAGLARGVQLRGRARDGAAPILGTRAAQRLDERGVEAERVVWDSWKTESGSWTVVCVFPAGGRERRATWRFDPRDRTLAPADDEARWLSEDEAVQGPIPAPPVTSPGRNVRVYDVEAEGGLQAHERHPAGKGRSKNRDKNRELRPAASQPTAEPEPEEDHDTLDLMSAMRERSAARRKRPARRTPTPTDTPVSPEEMPDDAKPVERLRLADGPPPMGSHTAPGDLSADGEDEEIAPEDPVTGTADLFGDLDEDVDDASDDESADDDDDADDDAGEVTAEAVDDPDEVEDSADDDAAESQGVLRVPSRQSGARRNRPSVPSWDDIMFGTRPSSEH; this is encoded by the coding sequence ATGCAGGACCTGCGACTGGTGGGCATCCACGAGGACGGCGAGCACGTGCTGCTCGCCGACGCCGACGGGAACCGCTTCCGGGTACCACTGGATGACGCCTTGCGCAGCGCCGCTCGCCGTGAGCGGCAGCGCTCCGACCGCTCTGGGGCCGATGACGACGCGGTCGAGCAGATGCGCCCCCGCGACGTTCAGGGACTGATCCGGGCCGGCGTCAGTGTCGGCGAGGTCGCCGACCGCTCCGGCTGGTCGGAGGAGAAGGTCCGCAAGTACGAGCCGCCGATCCGAGCCGAGCGCGACTACGTCGCCGGACTGGCCCGCGGCGTCCAGCTGCGTGGCCGCGCCCGTGACGGCGCAGCACCGATCCTCGGCACGCGAGCGGCCCAGCGCCTCGACGAGCGTGGGGTCGAGGCCGAGCGCGTGGTCTGGGACTCCTGGAAGACCGAGAGCGGCAGCTGGACCGTGGTCTGCGTCTTCCCCGCAGGCGGACGCGAACGTCGCGCGACGTGGCGCTTCGACCCGCGCGACCGCACGCTCGCCCCGGCTGACGACGAGGCGCGCTGGCTCAGCGAGGACGAGGCAGTGCAGGGTCCCATCCCGGCTCCCCCGGTGACCTCTCCCGGACGCAACGTGCGGGTGTACGACGTCGAGGCCGAGGGCGGCTTGCAGGCCCATGAGCGCCACCCGGCAGGCAAGGGCCGTAGCAAGAACCGCGACAAGAACCGCGAGCTCCGCCCGGCCGCGAGTCAGCCGACGGCCGAGCCGGAGCCCGAGGAGGACCACGACACCCTCGACCTGATGTCCGCGATGCGCGAGCGGTCGGCAGCACGTCGCAAGCGACCCGCGCGGCGTACGCCCACACCGACGGACACACCGGTCAGCCCGGAGGAGATGCCGGACGACGCCAAGCCTGTTGAGCGGCTCCGTCTGGCTGATGGCCCGCCCCCGATGGGGTCTCACACCGCTCCCGGCGACCTGTCAGCGGACGGCGAGGACGAAGAGATCGCGCCCGAGGACCCGGTGACGGGCACAGCAGACCTGTTCGGTGACCTCGACGAGGATGTCGACGACGCGAGCGACGACGAGTCCGCGGACGACGATGACGACGCCGATGACGATGCGGGCGAGGTCACAGCAGAGGCCGTCGACGATCCCGACGAGGTCGAGGACTCAGCAGACGACGACGCGGCCGAGTCGCAAGGCGTGCTGCGCGTGCCGTCCAGACAGAGCGGCGCGCGCCGCAACCGGCCGAGCGTGCCGAGCTGGGACGACATCATGTTCGGGACGCGACCCAGCAGCGAGCACTGA
- a CDS encoding MFS transporter produces the protein MEDRGSVEAQTPAPPPREPRDPRRHGDPRSTRPVHRQTPTGRLPSGDGDPRDTPPPAGPPGPSRKDTALAAGRGMARGGKAMARLTASAGRSTVRVARKASEAEGAGETGLSRLIQVHAFSSAGDTAVTVGLAGTMFFSLEPGQAKTQVLLFLLLTMLPFAIVAPLIGPLLDRFRHGRRWSIGATLALRAFLCWVLAQTITDESTWQFPVALGVLVASKAYLVTRSAAAPRLLPDALTLVKANGRLSLAGTVGAAIGGGLAGAAATFGSAWALRVGFVLFALGTVLAILLPPRVDSSVGEEQAPMRDLAASSTGGQRLGISGNVVTALRANSGLRWLSGFLTLFLAFLVREHPLPGWEDRTSLLLGLVIGAAGVGNAIGTMTGALVKVSSPRVIVLAALLADAVMVVVAALHFSVVTAVAVGLVAGISQQMGKLALDAQIQDTVPEDVRTSVFGRSETVLQLSWVLGGILAVVLPANAKIGMVTSAVLLVLWTAAVIIWHTGRKLPVPAGARPATVIARRRERAAGQKGAPQKGVPAPGPAHPRTRPVRRRPPPPQSYDNPAHDPGAEEDDVDRTVPIDRGDPGWRPPPRRGPADQDDDRRDRWSSRFRE, from the coding sequence ATGGAGGATCGGGGGAGCGTCGAGGCTCAGACGCCGGCACCGCCGCCGCGCGAACCACGCGACCCGAGGCGGCACGGTGACCCGCGCTCGACGCGACCCGTGCATCGGCAGACGCCGACCGGTCGGCTGCCCTCCGGGGACGGAGACCCGCGCGACACCCCTCCACCGGCCGGTCCACCCGGACCCTCACGCAAGGACACCGCGCTGGCGGCCGGGCGAGGTATGGCTCGTGGCGGCAAGGCCATGGCCCGGCTGACCGCGTCCGCTGGTCGCTCGACGGTCCGTGTCGCCCGCAAGGCCAGTGAGGCCGAGGGCGCCGGCGAGACCGGTCTGTCCCGCCTGATCCAGGTGCACGCGTTCAGCTCAGCCGGTGACACCGCCGTCACCGTCGGACTGGCCGGCACGATGTTCTTCTCCCTTGAGCCAGGACAGGCCAAGACCCAGGTCCTGCTGTTCCTGCTGCTGACGATGCTGCCGTTCGCCATCGTCGCGCCGCTCATCGGACCACTGCTCGACCGCTTCCGCCACGGCCGTCGCTGGTCGATCGGTGCGACGCTCGCACTGCGCGCCTTCTTGTGCTGGGTGCTGGCCCAGACGATCACCGATGAGTCGACCTGGCAGTTCCCTGTCGCACTCGGGGTCCTGGTGGCCTCCAAGGCCTACTTGGTCACGCGGTCGGCTGCCGCACCACGGCTGCTGCCGGATGCGCTGACGCTCGTCAAGGCGAACGGCCGGCTCTCTCTCGCCGGCACGGTCGGTGCCGCCATCGGAGGTGGCCTCGCCGGTGCAGCAGCCACCTTCGGGTCTGCGTGGGCACTGCGAGTCGGGTTCGTCCTCTTCGCCCTCGGCACCGTCCTGGCCATCTTGCTCCCGCCTCGGGTGGACTCCTCGGTGGGCGAGGAGCAGGCGCCGATGCGCGACCTCGCCGCGAGCTCGACCGGCGGACAGCGCCTGGGCATCTCCGGCAACGTCGTCACGGCATTGCGGGCCAACTCCGGACTCCGTTGGCTGTCCGGGTTCCTCACCCTCTTCCTGGCGTTCCTGGTCCGCGAGCACCCCTTGCCCGGGTGGGAGGACCGCACCTCGCTGCTCCTCGGCCTCGTCATCGGTGCGGCCGGCGTCGGCAACGCGATCGGCACGATGACCGGTGCCCTCGTCAAGGTCAGCTCACCGCGGGTGATCGTGCTGGCCGCACTGCTCGCCGACGCCGTGATGGTGGTGGTCGCTGCCCTGCACTTCAGCGTGGTCACCGCCGTCGCGGTCGGTCTCGTCGCGGGCATCTCGCAGCAGATGGGCAAGCTCGCGCTGGACGCGCAGATCCAGGACACCGTGCCTGAGGATGTCCGGACCAGCGTCTTCGGGCGGTCCGAGACCGTGCTTCAGCTGTCCTGGGTCCTCGGCGGCATCCTGGCGGTCGTCCTCCCGGCCAACGCCAAAATCGGGATGGTTACCTCCGCGGTACTGCTCGTCCTGTGGACCGCGGCCGTCATCATCTGGCACACCGGACGCAAGCTGCCCGTGCCGGCCGGTGCGCGCCCGGCGACCGTTATCGCTCGCCGACGTGAGCGCGCGGCTGGTCAGAAGGGCGCCCCTCAGAAGGGCGTCCCGGCGCCGGGTCCCGCGCACCCACGCACCCGGCCCGTACGCCGGCGGCCGCCCCCGCCCCAGTCGTACGACAACCCTGCGCATGACCCTGGGGCCGAGGAGGACGACGTCGACCGCACCGTGCCGATCGACCGGGGCGACCCCGGTTGGCGGCCACCGCCCCGGCGCGGTCCGGCCGATCAGGACGATGACCGGCGAGACCGGTGGAGCTCACGCTTCAGGGAATGA
- a CDS encoding thymidine kinase, with amino-acid sequence MAELVFFSGTMDCGKSTLALQMDHNHRARGRQGLVLTKHDRAGEAVLSSRLGLSREALEVGDELDLWDLVVEQATHGRPVQYLICDEAQFYTARQVEQLARIVDEMDIDVYAFGIMADFRTELFPGSRRLVELADRLQVPQVEALCWCGRRATHNARVVDGHMVVEGAQVVVGDTTSGPTGEVEYEVLCRRHYMRRMTSHAARAQAASPEVLPFDLDLCPLPIPPRGA; translated from the coding sequence GTGGCTGAGCTGGTGTTCTTCTCCGGGACGATGGACTGCGGCAAGTCCACCCTGGCGCTGCAGATGGATCACAACCACCGCGCCCGCGGACGACAGGGCCTGGTGCTCACCAAGCACGACCGCGCCGGTGAAGCCGTGCTCTCCTCGCGGCTCGGTCTCTCCCGCGAGGCGCTCGAGGTCGGCGACGAGCTGGACCTCTGGGACCTCGTGGTCGAGCAGGCCACGCACGGTCGTCCGGTGCAGTACCTCATCTGTGACGAGGCGCAGTTCTACACCGCTCGTCAGGTCGAGCAGCTGGCTCGCATCGTCGACGAGATGGACATCGACGTCTACGCGTTCGGCATCATGGCCGACTTCCGCACCGAGCTCTTCCCCGGATCGCGTCGGCTCGTGGAGCTGGCCGACCGGCTCCAGGTGCCGCAGGTCGAGGCGTTGTGCTGGTGCGGGCGGCGCGCGACCCACAACGCACGAGTCGTCGACGGGCACATGGTGGTCGAAGGTGCGCAGGTCGTCGTGGGGGACACGACAAGCGGTCCGACCGGTGAGGTCGAGTACGAGGTCCTCTGCCGTCGTCACTACATGCGCCGGATGACCTCGCACGCGGCGCGGGCCCAGGCCGCCTCGCCGGAGGTCCTGCCGTTCGACCTCGACCTGTGCCCACTGCCGATCCCGCCGCGCGGCGCATGA
- a CDS encoding alkaline phosphatase family protein, whose translation MVPAPVVPSYDGHGLAGVLPSVLASLGVGTGPVELPPARRAVVVLVDGLGLELLRQRKGHAPYLRSLLAEARDLTAGFPSTTATSMGTFGTGLPPGAHGLTGYQVEIPGEGRLFNELSWEDGPNPERWQPEQTVLQRSASAGIATTMVAPGYFDGSGLTRAALRGAMFRGSEDLGGRVAAALAAVRSAPRALVYLYWGDLDRTGHVHGCESWQWGDELEHIDRELRRLGEQLPADCSLSVVADHGMVDIPLEARTDVAHDAELRDGVRLVGGEMRALQLYCEPGAAETVLATWQARLGEQGWIVSREEALTRGWFGPVHERVLPRIGEVIAAFHAPIGVVDSRVMRPVILGLIGQHGSMTSAEQSVPLLHLPAAGSD comes from the coding sequence GTGGTCCCAGCACCGGTCGTCCCGTCGTACGACGGCCACGGCCTGGCGGGCGTGCTGCCCTCCGTGCTCGCCTCGCTGGGCGTCGGCACCGGCCCGGTCGAGCTGCCGCCGGCACGTCGCGCCGTGGTGGTGCTCGTGGACGGCCTCGGCCTGGAGCTGTTGCGGCAGCGCAAGGGACACGCGCCCTACCTGCGCAGCCTCCTCGCTGAGGCGCGTGACCTGACGGCCGGTTTTCCCTCCACGACTGCCACGAGCATGGGCACCTTCGGCACCGGGTTGCCGCCCGGCGCGCACGGGCTGACGGGCTACCAGGTCGAGATCCCGGGGGAGGGGCGGCTGTTCAACGAGCTGTCCTGGGAGGACGGCCCCAACCCCGAGCGTTGGCAGCCCGAGCAGACGGTGCTGCAGCGTTCGGCGTCTGCTGGCATCGCGACCACGATGGTCGCGCCGGGCTACTTCGACGGCTCGGGTCTGACGCGAGCAGCCTTGCGCGGAGCCATGTTTCGCGGTTCAGAGGACCTCGGTGGTCGAGTCGCCGCCGCGCTCGCTGCGGTGCGGTCGGCACCCCGTGCGCTCGTCTATCTCTACTGGGGTGACCTCGACCGCACCGGACACGTGCACGGCTGCGAGAGCTGGCAGTGGGGCGACGAGCTGGAGCACATCGATCGTGAGCTGCGTCGCCTCGGCGAGCAGCTCCCGGCCGACTGCTCGCTGTCCGTGGTCGCCGACCACGGCATGGTCGACATCCCCCTGGAAGCCCGCACGGACGTGGCGCACGACGCCGAGCTGCGTGACGGCGTACGACTCGTCGGCGGTGAGATGCGCGCGCTGCAGCTCTACTGCGAGCCCGGTGCGGCAGAGACCGTGCTGGCCACCTGGCAGGCGCGGCTCGGTGAGCAGGGCTGGATCGTCAGCCGCGAGGAGGCGCTGACGCGCGGCTGGTTCGGCCCGGTGCACGAGCGTGTGCTCCCACGGATCGGTGAGGTCATCGCGGCCTTCCACGCCCCGATCGGCGTGGTCGACAGCCGGGTGATGCGTCCGGTCATCCTCGGACTGATCGGTCAGCACGGCTCGATGACCTCGGCCGAGCAGTCCGTCCCGCTGCTTCACCTGCCCGCTGCCGGGAGTGACTGA
- a CDS encoding DUF5998 family protein — protein sequence MASSSPSTSVSLPAALINDIRQAGYYPALVADVVASAVAGEEITAHLVHQETTLDQESVRRHITVLALTPARLVIAHADDHAPDPSSGVQASSVATASTETVPLSAVRGVMLTHVVPSPDKYRPGSLGRELTLTLGWGTVSRIDLIPATCGDPQCEADHGFEGTVTGDDIALRISADAEGEDVLAQAHAFAATMSVAIGRA from the coding sequence ATGGCGTCTTCGAGTCCGTCCACCTCTGTGTCGCTGCCGGCGGCCCTCATCAACGACATCAGGCAGGCCGGCTACTACCCGGCGCTCGTCGCCGATGTCGTGGCCTCCGCCGTCGCGGGTGAGGAGATCACCGCGCACCTGGTGCATCAGGAGACCACGCTGGACCAGGAGTCCGTACGCCGCCACATCACGGTCCTCGCGCTCACCCCGGCGCGCCTGGTGATTGCGCACGCGGACGACCACGCGCCCGACCCGAGCTCCGGCGTACAGGCCTCATCGGTCGCGACGGCCTCCACCGAGACGGTGCCGCTGAGCGCGGTGCGCGGGGTGATGCTGACCCACGTCGTGCCATCCCCGGACAAGTACCGACCCGGCTCGCTCGGCCGCGAGCTCACCCTCACACTCGGCTGGGGCACCGTCTCGCGCATCGACCTCATCCCGGCCACCTGCGGTGACCCGCAGTGCGAAGCCGACCACGGCTTCGAGGGCACCGTGACCGGCGACGACATCGCGCTGCGCATCAGCGCTGACGCCGAGGGCGAGGACGTCCTCGCCCAGGCACACGCGTTCGCCGCGACGATGTCGGTCGCCATCGGTCGCGCCTGA
- a CDS encoding bifunctional GNAT family N-acetyltransferase/acetate--CoA ligase family protein, translating to MTQPGPELPAGYPYSWEADVVLRDGTVAHVRPIRPDDDDTLQRFHAAQSEESIYLRFFAPIKRLSDKDVHRFTHVDYVSRVALIVEVGAEMVAVGRYDRVDGDSGPTAEVAFNVSDAYQGRGVGSVLLEHLAAIGQEAGVERFVADVLPQNSKMLTVFSEAGYEVSREFDDGVVALSFDIEPTEQSQEVRAAREQRAESVSVRSLMRPRSVAVVGVSARDVSVGRQVFLNLLNGGFTGELWVVSTSEEPIKGHDTYQRVSDVPGPVDLVVVAVPAEAVQDVVLDCARAGVRALLVVSAGFAEAGPEGELRQAELLQTARRHGMRVVGPNSFGLINTRDNQRLNASFAEQMPPAGHLGLFAQSGALGIAVLGSAARRGLGLSDFVSAGNRVDVSGNDLMQYWFDDPDTDAVGLYLESMGNPRKFSRIARRLASRKPVIVVKTGVSSYGVPPGHRVRETRTSPDAFQAMLRQAGVIRVDGVHQMFDVAQLVLNQPMPQGNRVAIVGNSDALGVLAADTAANRGLDIVHGPVALPAEADAATFEAALDEAFADPDVDSVITCFIRPLVTDGTEVARVLARSSAASDKPCITVFLGMHGALEELASTPVEGGRRRVVPSYSMPEDGVRALAAATRYGEWRARDHGHVVHPEGIDRAGAERLVDEVLAGSPQGRRLQTEEVAALLACYGIEVWPVVPVEDRREAVRAARKIGYPVVLKSVSPLVRHQPVTAVRVDISSDHALREAYAALDERLAPLHANRFVVQRMATPGTPCVIGSTEDPLFGPVVTFGVGGAPTELLGDIGYRIPPLTDVDVSDLIMSVKAAPLLHGHHGAAPVDRAALEDLIARISVLADQIPEVASLELNPVNCHADGLEVLGASIALTSPDTRKDSGRRALS from the coding sequence ATGACGCAGCCGGGCCCTGAGCTCCCCGCGGGTTATCCGTACTCCTGGGAGGCAGACGTGGTGCTGCGCGACGGCACCGTGGCGCACGTACGACCGATCCGGCCCGACGATGACGACACGCTCCAGCGTTTTCACGCTGCGCAGTCGGAGGAGTCGATCTACCTGCGCTTCTTCGCGCCGATCAAACGACTGAGCGACAAGGACGTCCACCGCTTCACCCACGTCGACTACGTCAGTCGGGTCGCCCTCATCGTCGAGGTTGGTGCCGAGATGGTGGCGGTCGGGCGTTACGACCGGGTGGACGGTGACAGCGGGCCGACCGCCGAGGTGGCGTTCAACGTGTCGGACGCCTACCAGGGGCGCGGCGTCGGATCCGTCCTGCTGGAGCATCTTGCGGCGATCGGTCAGGAAGCCGGGGTCGAGCGCTTCGTCGCCGATGTCCTCCCACAGAACTCCAAGATGCTCACGGTGTTCTCCGAGGCGGGTTACGAGGTCAGTCGAGAGTTCGACGACGGCGTCGTGGCGCTGTCCTTCGACATCGAGCCGACCGAGCAGAGCCAGGAGGTGCGGGCGGCCCGCGAGCAGCGCGCGGAGTCGGTCAGTGTCCGGTCGCTGATGCGGCCGCGGTCCGTCGCCGTGGTGGGGGTCAGCGCGCGCGACGTCTCCGTCGGTCGCCAGGTGTTCCTCAACCTGCTCAACGGCGGCTTCACCGGCGAGCTCTGGGTGGTCAGTACGTCCGAGGAGCCGATCAAGGGTCACGACACCTACCAGCGGGTGAGCGACGTACCCGGTCCGGTCGACCTCGTCGTGGTCGCCGTACCCGCCGAGGCCGTGCAGGACGTGGTCCTGGACTGCGCGCGGGCCGGGGTCCGCGCGCTGCTCGTCGTGTCGGCCGGTTTCGCCGAGGCCGGCCCGGAGGGCGAGCTGCGCCAGGCAGAGCTCCTGCAGACGGCTCGCCGCCACGGGATGCGGGTGGTCGGTCCCAACTCCTTCGGCCTGATCAACACTCGTGATAACCAGCGACTCAATGCCTCGTTCGCCGAGCAGATGCCGCCGGCCGGCCACCTCGGGCTGTTCGCTCAGAGCGGTGCGCTCGGGATCGCCGTGCTCGGGTCCGCCGCTCGCCGTGGGCTCGGCCTGAGTGACTTCGTGTCGGCAGGCAACCGCGTCGACGTCAGTGGCAACGACCTCATGCAGTACTGGTTCGACGACCCCGACACCGACGCCGTGGGGCTCTACCTCGAGTCGATGGGCAACCCGCGCAAGTTCTCCCGCATCGCTCGACGGCTCGCGTCGCGCAAACCGGTCATCGTGGTGAAGACCGGCGTGTCGTCGTACGGCGTTCCGCCTGGGCATCGCGTCCGGGAGACCCGGACGAGTCCGGACGCCTTCCAGGCGATGCTGCGGCAGGCTGGCGTGATCCGTGTCGACGGCGTCCACCAGATGTTCGACGTGGCCCAGCTCGTCCTCAATCAGCCCATGCCGCAAGGCAATCGGGTCGCGATCGTCGGCAACTCCGACGCGCTGGGCGTGCTGGCCGCCGACACCGCCGCCAACCGAGGGCTCGACATCGTGCACGGTCCGGTCGCCCTGCCAGCTGAGGCCGACGCTGCGACGTTCGAGGCCGCGCTCGACGAGGCATTCGCCGACCCGGACGTCGACAGCGTGATCACCTGCTTCATCCGCCCGCTGGTCACGGACGGCACCGAGGTCGCGCGAGTCCTGGCTCGATCCAGCGCAGCCTCGGACAAGCCGTGCATCACCGTCTTCCTCGGCATGCACGGCGCGCTCGAAGAGCTGGCGAGCACCCCGGTCGAGGGCGGTCGCCGACGGGTGGTGCCGTCGTACTCCATGCCTGAGGACGGCGTACGAGCGCTCGCCGCGGCCACCAGGTACGGCGAATGGAGAGCCCGCGACCACGGTCACGTCGTGCACCCCGAGGGCATCGATCGAGCGGGGGCCGAGCGGCTCGTCGACGAGGTGCTCGCCGGCTCGCCGCAGGGACGTCGGTTGCAGACTGAGGAGGTCGCTGCGCTGCTTGCCTGCTACGGCATCGAGGTCTGGCCGGTGGTCCCGGTCGAGGACCGCCGCGAGGCCGTGCGTGCGGCCCGCAAGATCGGCTACCCGGTCGTGCTGAAATCGGTCTCGCCGCTCGTCCGGCACCAGCCCGTCACCGCGGTGCGGGTCGACATCTCCAGCGACCACGCACTGCGTGAGGCGTACGCCGCGCTGGATGAGCGCCTCGCGCCGTTGCACGCCAACCGGTTCGTGGTCCAGCGGATGGCCACGCCCGGCACGCCCTGTGTCATCGGGAGCACGGAGGACCCGTTGTTCGGACCTGTGGTGACGTTCGGTGTCGGCGGCGCTCCGACCGAGCTGCTCGGCGACATCGGCTATCGCATCCCGCCCCTGACCGACGTCGACGTGAGTGACCTGATCATGTCGGTCAAGGCCGCGCCACTGCTGCACGGCCACCACGGCGCCGCACCGGTGGACCGGGCCGCGCTGGAGGACCTGATTGCTCGTATCTCGGTGCTCGCCGACCAGATCCCGGAGGTCGCAAGCTTGGAGCTCAACCCGGTCAACTGCCACGCCGACGGCCTCGAGGTCCTCGGTGCGAGCATCGCGCTGACCTCGCCGGATACCCGCAAGGACTCCGGCCGACGTGCCTTGAGCTGA